The genomic segment CAAGAAACGGGATCCATATCATCGACCTTCAAAAGACCGTTCAAAAAGCTAAAGAAGCTTACGACGCGTTGAAGAAGATTACTTCCGAAGGAAAAAAAGTCCTATTTGTAGGAACTAAAAAACAAGCGAGAGGAGCTATCGAAAGAGAAGCACTCCGTTGTAGCATGTTCTTCATCAATAACCGCTGGCCGGGCGGACTTTTAACTAACTGGAATACAGTTAAAAAATCCATCGCTCGTTTGAAAAAACTAGAGGGAATGGAAACGGATAATAGCTTCGAAAAAGAAGTTAAAACTAAAAAAGAAATTCTATCTCTTCGTAGAGAGCTAGACAAACTCCGCAAAACTCTGGGCGGGATCAAGGACATGAATAGCATTCCTGAAATTCTTTTCGTGATCGATCCTAAGAAAGAAGAGATCGCAGTAAAAGAAGCTCGTAAACTTGGTTTGAAAATTTTCGCAG from the Leptospira andrefontaineae genome contains:
- the rpsB gene encoding 30S ribosomal protein S2; the encoded protein is MSVISMKNLLETGVHFGHQTRKWNPKMAPYVFTARNGIHIIDLQKTVQKAKEAYDALKKITSEGKKVLFVGTKKQARGAIEREALRCSMFFINNRWPGGLLTNWNTVKKSIARLKKLEGMETDNSFEKEVKTKKEILSLRRELDKLRKTLGGIKDMNSIPEILFVIDPKKEEIAVKEARKLGLKIFAVVDTNCDPELIDYPIPGNDDAIRAISLFLETMSNAVIEGTGGVVEQPRFSEDLDSEALALEYQGEYDESGKFIMDEDPIASKKEEAPAAPAPAATPAPEAPAAIEIDKGE